The genomic region CTGGCCCGCCCGCCCGGGACCACGCGCTATCAGCCGATGGTCGCCGAGCTCAAATCGCTGCTGGCGTACGACCATGCGCAGGGCGCGGGGCGGATGGGGCTGAGTTCGCTGGGGACATCCGTACAGGGGCGCTCGCTTTGGATGGTGACGCTGCGGGACCCTTCGGTGGATCTGTCGCAGACGAAGAAGGTCTTTTATCTCTGCCGCCAGCATGGGCACGAACCCGCAAGCACCGAGGCGGCGCTGAGCTTTGCGGCGAAGCTGGTGAAGGCGGGGCCGGACGACCCATTGGCGGAGACGCTGAAGCATGTCACGGTGTATCTTGTGCCGATGGCGAACCCCGACGGATCGGAGAAGTTTCTGCGGCATAACGCGCGCGATGTCGATCTCAACCGGGACTGGCTGAAGCGCACGCAGCCGGAGACGCGGGCGATTTACAAAGCCGTCTACCGCCTGCATCCCGACCTGATGACCGACCAGCACGAGCTGTATCCGAGCGACTCGCGCGGCGATTTTACCGAGACGGTGGGGCCGCTTGGACGCGCTGCTCCGCGTATCGCCGATTTCTGCCTGGAGACACAGCAGATCGTGCAGCTTTCGATGGCGTCGGAAGGATTTCAGACGCGCAGCTGCGTAATCGACGATGGGCATCCGGCGCGCCTCGCGCACCGGTATGAGAACGTCAAAGGCGGTGTGCCGACGATCTTGTTCGAGACGAATCGCTCCGAAGGGAGCGGACGCAGCGTCACGGCCCGCGCCGAGGCGCACGAGCATTTTATGACGGTCATTCTCCGGGATCTGGCCGGTGAGCGCGATCAGCTGCTTTCGGAAGCGGAGGCGCGCGGCTTCACCATTCCGGCGGCGCTGGGCGCGCCCGCTCCGGCGGCGAGCGTGACGCCGGCGGCTCCTCCGGCCGCCGATTTGGGAGACGAGAGCGAGAAAGAGGGGCCGTGACGGACGACGAATTATCGCTCCCAAGCGACGAGTTAACGCCAACGAGCTGGGTTGCGGTGAGCCGGGGCGCGCTGACGCATAACGCGCAGGCGTTATTGAAACTGCTGGAGACGGCGGAGCCGGCGCCGCGATTGATCGCGGTCGTGAAAGCGAACGCCTACGGGCACGGCGCTCCCCAAAC from Capsulimonas corticalis harbors:
- a CDS encoding M14 family zinc carboxypeptidase; its protein translation is MPRFRATIVAAILFLPIIPSAARAEKDLARPPGTTRYQPMVAELKSLLAYDHAQGAGRMGLSSLGTSVQGRSLWMVTLRDPSVDLSQTKKVFYLCRQHGHEPASTEAALSFAAKLVKAGPDDPLAETLKHVTVYLVPMANPDGSEKFLRHNARDVDLNRDWLKRTQPETRAIYKAVYRLHPDLMTDQHELYPSDSRGDFTETVGPLGRAAPRIADFCLETQQIVQLSMASEGFQTRSCVIDDGHPARLAHRYENVKGGVPTILFETNRSEGSGRSVTARAEAHEHFMTVILRDLAGERDQLLSEAEARGFTIPAALGAPAPAASVTPAAPPAADLGDESEKEGP